Proteins co-encoded in one Populus trichocarpa isolate Nisqually-1 chromosome 10, P.trichocarpa_v4.1, whole genome shotgun sequence genomic window:
- the LOC7490337 gene encoding B3 domain-containing transcription factor VRN1, producing MSSRKEGGPSRSRDLRSHSQIESPLCHFFKIVFPSTLKDKKLRIPRKFVEKFGEGLSDIAKVAVPNGNEWQVGITKEHNNIWFDEGWQEFVEHHSIGSGYLVVFRYRGDSNFSVLIFDMTACEIQYRRMRPTGGEGMNDAEKCSFYDEDEMKDEGSVESLDTHYCRALKSRVFNLNAREGGSSKGRGPSSETTVKNEMTYIDDTSESRRGKSLKKHRMSAPHGETKAKKSKSKSRLGENELLPECEAIEFVPRGFAKASEKSKRAIHAARMFKPKSPSFMVMLRRYNFYNHFLYVPLEFAQRHLSDAPRCIKLQVSDGREWPIQINRNQCRYLSISKGWNEFSQENNLKEGDVCVFELINKEKFVLKVAIFHELEDNVPSD from the exons ATGTCTTCTCGGAAGGAAGGTGGGCCCAGCCGGAGCCGCGACCTGCGGTCACATTCTCAGATAGAGAGCCCGCTATGCCATTTCTTCAAGATAGTCTTCCCTAGCACACTGAAAGACAAGAAGCTG AGAATTCCAAGGAAGTTTGTGGAGAAATTTGGGGAAGGGCTCTCTGATATTGCTAAAGTTGCTGTCCCCAATGGTAATGAATGGCAAGTAGGAATAACAAAAGAGCATAACAACATTTGGTTTGATGAGGGTTGGCAAGAGTTTGTAGAGCATCATTCTATTGGTTCTGGTTACCTTGTAGTCTTTCGATATAGAGGTGACTCCAATTTCAGTGTTCTTATATTTGATATGACTGCTTGTGAAATTCAGTATCGACGTATGAGACCAACTGGAGGTGAGGGGATGAATGATGCTGAAAAATGCTCATTCTATGATGAAGatgaaatgaaagatgaaggCTCTGTTGAAAGCTTGGATACCCATTATTGTCGTGCTCTGAAAAGTAGAGTTTTCAATCTAAATGCTAGAGAGGGGGGTTCAAGCAAAGGGCGCGGTCCATCATCAGAGACAACTGTAAAGAATGAGATGACCTATATAGATGATACTAGTGAATCAAGAAGAGGGAAGTCGTTGAAGAAACATAGAATGTCTGCCCCCCATGGAGAAACCAAAGCCaagaaaagcaaatcaaaatctaGACTTG GTGAAAACGAGTTGTTGCCAGAATGCGAAGCTATAGAATTTGTTCCTCGTGGGTTTGCAAAGGCGTCTGAAAAAAGCAAGAGGGCAATTCATGCTGCCAGAATGTTCAAGCCTAAAAGTCCATCTTTCATGGTTATGTTGCGGCGATATAATTTCTATAACCATTTTTTG TACGTGCCACTTGAATTTGCTCAAAGACATTTGAGCGATGCTCCTCGGTGTATTAAACTTCAAGTTTCTGACGGAAGAGAGTGGCCTATACAAATCAATAGAAACCAATGTCGCTATTTGAGTATCTCAAAAGGATGGAATGAATTTTCCCAGGAAAATAATCTGAAGGAAGGAGATGTATGTGTCTTTGAGCTAATCAACAAGGAGAAATTCGTGCTGAAAGTCGCAATTTTTCATGAACTTGAAGACAATGTGCCTTCGGATTAA
- the LOC7490339 gene encoding glycosylinositol phosphorylceramide mannosyl transferase 1 isoform X3: MRGTLLANRRGVQRFRQLAITAIKSSKIKLLLLCCIAFTVLVVGTRASDFMGGTNYSDSVDQFPLPEKGYAIVMNTWKRYDLLKQSISHYSSCAGLKSIHIVWSEPNPPSDSLSKFLNHVVESKTKGLKKIKLSFDINKEDSLNNRFKEISGLKTDAVFSIDDDVIFPCSSVEFAFKVWQSAPDAMVGFVPRAHWVDKSQGKKDYYTYGGWWSVWWTGTYSMVLSKAAFFNKKYLRLYTNEMPASIKEFVTKNRNCEDIAMSFLVANATGAPPIWVKGFTVLRVQSRRMMQTVHDTSRF; encoded by the exons ATGAGAGGGACGTTATTGGCTAACCGTCGCGGGGTGCAGAGATTCCGGCAACTCGCGATCACAGCCATTAAATCGTCGAAGATCAAGCTCCTTCTCCTATGTTGCATCGCGTTTACGGTACTCGTGGTCGGTACCCGCGCGTCCGATTTTATGGGAGGGACTAATTACAGCGATTCTGTTGATCAGTTTCCTCTTCCAGA GAAAGGATATGCTATCGTAATGAACACATGGAAAAGATATGATCTGTTGAAGCAATccatttctcattattcatcaTGTGCAGGGCTCAAATCTATACATATTGTGTGGAGTGAGCCCAATCCTCCTTCAGATTCTCTTTCCAAATTTCTAAACCATGTGGTAGAATCGAAAACTAAAGGGctgaagaaaatcaaattgagtTTTGATATCAACAAGGAAGACAGTTTGAACAATAGATTCAAAGAAATATCTGGATTGAAGACAGATGCTGTTTTTTCGATCGATGATGATGTTATATTTCCTTGTTCCTCTGTGGAGTTTGCTTTCAAGGTTTGGCAAAGTGCCCCAGATGCAATGGTGGGGTTTGTTCCTCGTGCCCATTGGGTTGATAAATCG CAAGGAAAAAAGGATTACTATACATATGGTGGATGGTGGTCTGTGTGGTGGACAGGCACTTACAGTATGGTACTCTCAAAAGCAGCTTTTTTCAACAAGAAGTATCTTAGGCTGTACACAAATGAGATGCCAGCATCAATCAAAGAATTTGTGACCAAGAATAG AAATTGTGAAGATATTGCGATGTCTTTTCTTGTTGCAAATGCAACTGGTGCCCCCCCTATCTGGGTGAAAG GGTTTACTGTTCTAAGGGTCCAATCAAGGAGAATGATGCAAACTGTGCATGACACTTCCAGGTTTTAA
- the LOC7490336 gene encoding uncharacterized protein LOC7490336, whose product MDELHKIAKAYYETANSENKDLGHRLFKRMDVDGDGQISLHEFLAFLKNEGRGEMASPSFFKELNKNGTGRLDLMEAMTLCYIIESGRKFCNGCGEFMKGIFLSCMECFDHEDRSFNLCCACFEQGRYVHSHKKFLDNYVLLETKRLDALKEKNAAKTKLRREAEKKRVAEEIKKNAPTPEVITERLPEPVRVIRHEVVPYNPHQGNMLHRAALVAGAVVGAVISRCSIM is encoded by the exons ATGGATGAGTTGCACAAAATTGCTAAAGCCTATTACGAAACTGCCAATAGTGAGAATAAAGATCTTGGGCACCGACTTTTCAAGAGAATGGATGTGGACGGTGATGGCCAGATAAGCCTTCACGAGTTCTTGGCATTCCTTAAGAATGAGGGCCGCGGAGAGATGGCAAGTCCCAGCTTCTTCAAAGAGCTAAACAAAAACGGAACTGGCAGACTAGATTTAATGGAAGCAATGACACTTTGCTACATAATTGAGAGTGGCAGAAAATTCTGCAATGGTTGCGGTGAGTTTATGAAGGGAATTTTCTTGTCTTGCATGGAATGCTTTGATCATGAGGATAGGTCCTTCAATCTCTGCTGTGCATGTTTCGAACAGGGACGATACGTGCACAGTCACAAGAAATTCTTGGATAACTATGTTCTGCTTGAAACCAAGAGGTTGGATGCTTTGAAAGAGAAGAACGCTGCAAAGACGAAGCTTCGGCGGGAAGCTGAGAAGAAGAGAGTAGCagaagaaataaagaagaat GCTCCAACCCCAGAGGTTATTACGGAACGGCTCCCCGAACCTGTAAGAGTCATAAGACACGAGGTTGTACCCTACAATCCACATCAAGGAAAT atgTTGCATCGTGCAGCATTGGTCGCTGGGGCGGTCGTTGGGGCGGTGATTTCTAGATGTTCCATTATGTGA
- the LOC7490338 gene encoding uncharacterized protein LOC7490338, translating into MGLEILQSLHLIVPPLSSTCRRPVFARSYFGGGSNQGLACLLPHPSILFGSSRNLKGPGLKRSCSDSLDEFYNEEIEYLARSYDVVDDDENDHNDTAYAVSDSSNISKSNDGESSKNRNSSDSFLPSKIEFLEPSLLGIQPEPPDWPGRNEIVRMSIELRANSVDIPLSLRMLKRKLKWQKGFAVVRNSAYCSVKRAFASMVLIIQELQSHALYTRGSLHGEDLRRILEKVHSELNASFVWLFQQVFSRTPTLMVYVMLLLANFTVHSMFGNIGVTAAPLPRIFQETITTPDEMDQEQSNADHAVGNNNGGAGKVDRSIGGSEGGDWHFGRISPFIRYPNLVPEETGEVSLPGNQEMVSVEEAVLWNAMVEEASRMQVESGYEVLDRETMKQFVSRVTVDLEPSDYVEYYRTDLLYQMAIAEDPKNPLLLSNYAQFLCIVRHDYDRAEKCFKRAIMVGPPDAEAFSHYADFLWRVRMDLWSAEERYLQALSIEPNNTEHASKYASFLWSTGGEETCFPLNAPQ; encoded by the exons ATGGGACTGGAGATTTTGCAAAGTTTGCATCTCATAGTTCCCCCTTTATCATCTACTTGTAGAAGACCTGTTTTTGCAAGATCTTATTTTGGTGGTGGAAGCAATCAAGGTTTGGCTTGTCTATTACCCCATCCATCAATCCTTTTTGGTTCTTCTAGGAATCTCAAAGGTCCTGGTTTGAAAAGATCTTGCAGTGACAGTCTTGATGAGTTTTACAACGAAGAGATTGAATATTTGGCAAGGAGTTATGATGTTGTGGATGATGACGAAAATGATCACAACGACACTGCTTATGCAGTATCAGACAGTTCTAATATTTCTAAAAGTAATGATGGAGAAAGCAGCAAAAATAGGAATAGTTCCGACTCGTTTTTGCCTTCGAAGATTGAGTTTCTGGAGCCTAGTTTGCTTGGAATTCAACCAGAGCCACCAGATTGGCCAGGGAGAAATGAGATTGTAAGGATGAGCATTGAACTGAGAGCAAATAGCGTTGATATTCCCTTGTCATTAAGGATGCTTAAGAGGAAGTTAAAATGGCAAAAGGGTTTTGCAGTTGTGCGGAATTCTGCATACTGCTCTGTGAAGAGGGCCTTTGCTTCCATGGTGTTGATAATTCAAGAGCTTCAGAGCCACGCTTTATATACAAGGGGGAGTCTTCACGGTGAAGATTTACGAAGGATTCTGGAAAAGGTTCACTCGGAACTGAATGCTTCATTTGTGTGGCTCTTTCAACAAGTCTTTTCGCGGACACCAACGCTCATGGTTTATGTGATGCTCCTTTTAGCCAATTTCACTGTACACTCAATGTTTGGCAACATTGGTGTTACTGCTGCTCCATTACCAAGAATCTTCCAAGAGACTATCACAACTCCAGACGAAATGGACCAAGAACAATCAAATGCTGATCATGCTGTAGGAAATAACAACGGTGGTGCAGGGAAAGTTGACCGAAGCATCGGTGGGAGTGAAGGGGGCGACTGGCATTTTGGGAGAATATCACCTTTTATTCGGTATCCCAACCTTGTTCCCGAAGAGACAGGTGAGGTTTCTTTGCCCGGAAATCAAGAAATGGTTTCAGTGGAAGAGGCAGTACTGTGGAACGCAATGGTAGAGGAAGCTTCAAGAATGCAAGTGGAATCAGGATATGAGGTTCTTGATCGTGAGACTATGAAACAGTTCGTATCACGTGTAACAGTGGATCTTGAACCGAGTGATTATGTTGAGTATTACAGAACTGATCTTCTTTATCAGATGGCTATCGCTGAGGATCCAAAAAACCCTCTTCTGCTTTCTAATTATGCTCAGTTCCTCTGCATAGTTCGTCACGACTACGACAG GGCAGAGAAATGCTTCAAGCGTGCTATAATGGTTGGACCACCAGATGCTGAGGCATTCAGTCACTACGCAGATTTCTTGTGGAGGGTAAGGATGGACTTGTGGAGTGCAGAAGAGAGATATCTGCAAGCTTTATCAATTGAACCGAATAACACTGAGCATGCTTCCAAGTATGCTTCTTTCCTCTGGAGCACTGGAGGCGAAGAGACGTGTTTTCCTCTTAATGCTCCTCAATGA
- the LOC7490339 gene encoding glycosylinositol phosphorylceramide mannosyl transferase 1 isoform X4, with amino-acid sequence MRGTLLANRRGVQRFRQLAITAIKSSKIKLLLLCCIAFTVLVVGTRASDFMGGTNYSDSVDQFPLPEKGYAIVMNTWKRYDLLKQSISHYSSCAGLKSIHIVWSEPNPPSDSLSKFLNHVVESKTKGLKKIKLSFDINKEDSLNNRFKEISGLKTDAVFSIDDDVIFPCSSVEFAFKVWQSAPDAMVGFVPRAHWVDKSQGKKDYYTYGGWWSVWWTGTYSMVLSKAAFFNKKYLRLYTNEMPASIKEFVTKNRNCEDIAMSFLVANATGAPPIWVKVPFQGLLF; translated from the exons ATGAGAGGGACGTTATTGGCTAACCGTCGCGGGGTGCAGAGATTCCGGCAACTCGCGATCACAGCCATTAAATCGTCGAAGATCAAGCTCCTTCTCCTATGTTGCATCGCGTTTACGGTACTCGTGGTCGGTACCCGCGCGTCCGATTTTATGGGAGGGACTAATTACAGCGATTCTGTTGATCAGTTTCCTCTTCCAGA GAAAGGATATGCTATCGTAATGAACACATGGAAAAGATATGATCTGTTGAAGCAATccatttctcattattcatcaTGTGCAGGGCTCAAATCTATACATATTGTGTGGAGTGAGCCCAATCCTCCTTCAGATTCTCTTTCCAAATTTCTAAACCATGTGGTAGAATCGAAAACTAAAGGGctgaagaaaatcaaattgagtTTTGATATCAACAAGGAAGACAGTTTGAACAATAGATTCAAAGAAATATCTGGATTGAAGACAGATGCTGTTTTTTCGATCGATGATGATGTTATATTTCCTTGTTCCTCTGTGGAGTTTGCTTTCAAGGTTTGGCAAAGTGCCCCAGATGCAATGGTGGGGTTTGTTCCTCGTGCCCATTGGGTTGATAAATCG CAAGGAAAAAAGGATTACTATACATATGGTGGATGGTGGTCTGTGTGGTGGACAGGCACTTACAGTATGGTACTCTCAAAAGCAGCTTTTTTCAACAAGAAGTATCTTAGGCTGTACACAAATGAGATGCCAGCATCAATCAAAGAATTTGTGACCAAGAATAG AAATTGTGAAGATATTGCGATGTCTTTTCTTGTTGCAAATGCAACTGGTGCCCCCCCTATCTGGGTGAAAG TTCCATTTCAGGGTTTACTGTTCTAA
- the LOC7490339 gene encoding glycosylinositol phosphorylceramide mannosyl transferase 1 isoform X1, whose protein sequence is MRGTLLANRRGVQRFRQLAITAIKSSKIKLLLLCCIAFTVLVVGTRASDFMGGTNYSDSVDQFPLPEKGYAIVMNTWKRYDLLKQSISHYSSCAGLKSIHIVWSEPNPPSDSLSKFLNHVVESKTKGLKKIKLSFDINKEDSLNNRFKEISGLKTDAVFSIDDDVIFPCSSVEFAFKVWQSAPDAMVGFVPRAHWVDKSQGKKDYYTYGGWWSVWWTGTYSMVLSKAAFFNKKYLRLYTNEMPASIKEFVTKNRNCEDIAMSFLVANATGAPPIWVKGKIHEIGSTGISSLGGHSEKRTGCLNRFVAEFGRMPLLPTTVKAVDSRIAWFW, encoded by the exons ATGAGAGGGACGTTATTGGCTAACCGTCGCGGGGTGCAGAGATTCCGGCAACTCGCGATCACAGCCATTAAATCGTCGAAGATCAAGCTCCTTCTCCTATGTTGCATCGCGTTTACGGTACTCGTGGTCGGTACCCGCGCGTCCGATTTTATGGGAGGGACTAATTACAGCGATTCTGTTGATCAGTTTCCTCTTCCAGA GAAAGGATATGCTATCGTAATGAACACATGGAAAAGATATGATCTGTTGAAGCAATccatttctcattattcatcaTGTGCAGGGCTCAAATCTATACATATTGTGTGGAGTGAGCCCAATCCTCCTTCAGATTCTCTTTCCAAATTTCTAAACCATGTGGTAGAATCGAAAACTAAAGGGctgaagaaaatcaaattgagtTTTGATATCAACAAGGAAGACAGTTTGAACAATAGATTCAAAGAAATATCTGGATTGAAGACAGATGCTGTTTTTTCGATCGATGATGATGTTATATTTCCTTGTTCCTCTGTGGAGTTTGCTTTCAAGGTTTGGCAAAGTGCCCCAGATGCAATGGTGGGGTTTGTTCCTCGTGCCCATTGGGTTGATAAATCG CAAGGAAAAAAGGATTACTATACATATGGTGGATGGTGGTCTGTGTGGTGGACAGGCACTTACAGTATGGTACTCTCAAAAGCAGCTTTTTTCAACAAGAAGTATCTTAGGCTGTACACAAATGAGATGCCAGCATCAATCAAAGAATTTGTGACCAAGAATAG AAATTGTGAAGATATTGCGATGTCTTTTCTTGTTGCAAATGCAACTGGTGCCCCCCCTATCTGGGTGAAAG GTAAGATACATGAGATTGGTTCGACTGGAATTAGTAGCTTGGGAGGGCATAGCGAAAAAAGAACGGGATGCCTCAATAGATTTGTTGCTGAGTTTGGGCGAATGCCCCTGTTACCCACTACTGTTAAGGCTGTTGACAGCCGCATTGCCTGGTTTTGGTGA
- the LOC7490339 gene encoding glycosylinositol phosphorylceramide mannosyl transferase 1 isoform X5, which yields MRGTLLANRRGVQRFRQLAITAIKSSKIKLLLLCCIAFTVLVVGTRASDFMGGTNYSDSVDQFPLPEKGYAIVMNTWKRYDLLKQSISHYSSCAGLKSIHIVWSEPNPPSDSLSKFLNHVVESKTKGLKKIKLSFDINKEDSLNNRFKEISGLKTDAVFSIDDDVIFPCSSVEFAFKVWQSAPDAMVGFVPRAHWVDKSQGKKDYYTYGGWWSVWWTGTYSMVLSKAAFFNKKYLRLYTNEMPASIKEFVTKNRNCEDIAMSFLVANATGAPPIWVKGCQ from the exons ATGAGAGGGACGTTATTGGCTAACCGTCGCGGGGTGCAGAGATTCCGGCAACTCGCGATCACAGCCATTAAATCGTCGAAGATCAAGCTCCTTCTCCTATGTTGCATCGCGTTTACGGTACTCGTGGTCGGTACCCGCGCGTCCGATTTTATGGGAGGGACTAATTACAGCGATTCTGTTGATCAGTTTCCTCTTCCAGA GAAAGGATATGCTATCGTAATGAACACATGGAAAAGATATGATCTGTTGAAGCAATccatttctcattattcatcaTGTGCAGGGCTCAAATCTATACATATTGTGTGGAGTGAGCCCAATCCTCCTTCAGATTCTCTTTCCAAATTTCTAAACCATGTGGTAGAATCGAAAACTAAAGGGctgaagaaaatcaaattgagtTTTGATATCAACAAGGAAGACAGTTTGAACAATAGATTCAAAGAAATATCTGGATTGAAGACAGATGCTGTTTTTTCGATCGATGATGATGTTATATTTCCTTGTTCCTCTGTGGAGTTTGCTTTCAAGGTTTGGCAAAGTGCCCCAGATGCAATGGTGGGGTTTGTTCCTCGTGCCCATTGGGTTGATAAATCG CAAGGAAAAAAGGATTACTATACATATGGTGGATGGTGGTCTGTGTGGTGGACAGGCACTTACAGTATGGTACTCTCAAAAGCAGCTTTTTTCAACAAGAAGTATCTTAGGCTGTACACAAATGAGATGCCAGCATCAATCAAAGAATTTGTGACCAAGAATAG AAATTGTGAAGATATTGCGATGTCTTTTCTTGTTGCAAATGCAACTGGTGCCCCCCCTATCTGGGTGAAAG GGTGCCAGTGA
- the LOC7490339 gene encoding glycosylinositol phosphorylceramide mannosyl transferase 1 isoform X2 has protein sequence MRGTLLANRRGVQRFRQLAITAIKSSKIKLLLLCCIAFTVLVVGTRASDFMGGTNYSDSVDQFPLPEKGYAIVMNTWKRYDLLKQSISHYSSCAGLKSIHIVWSEPNPPSDSLSKFLNHVVESKTKGLKKIKLSFDINKEDSLNNRFKEISGLKTDAVFSIDDDVIFPCSSVEFAFKVWQSAPDAMVGFVPRAHWVDKSQGKKDYYTYGGWWSVWWTGTYSMVLSKAAFFNKKYLRLYTNEMPASIKEFVTKNRNCEDIAMSFLVANATGAPPIWVKGMLEICDAREETYQQTKDYASKQF, from the exons ATGAGAGGGACGTTATTGGCTAACCGTCGCGGGGTGCAGAGATTCCGGCAACTCGCGATCACAGCCATTAAATCGTCGAAGATCAAGCTCCTTCTCCTATGTTGCATCGCGTTTACGGTACTCGTGGTCGGTACCCGCGCGTCCGATTTTATGGGAGGGACTAATTACAGCGATTCTGTTGATCAGTTTCCTCTTCCAGA GAAAGGATATGCTATCGTAATGAACACATGGAAAAGATATGATCTGTTGAAGCAATccatttctcattattcatcaTGTGCAGGGCTCAAATCTATACATATTGTGTGGAGTGAGCCCAATCCTCCTTCAGATTCTCTTTCCAAATTTCTAAACCATGTGGTAGAATCGAAAACTAAAGGGctgaagaaaatcaaattgagtTTTGATATCAACAAGGAAGACAGTTTGAACAATAGATTCAAAGAAATATCTGGATTGAAGACAGATGCTGTTTTTTCGATCGATGATGATGTTATATTTCCTTGTTCCTCTGTGGAGTTTGCTTTCAAGGTTTGGCAAAGTGCCCCAGATGCAATGGTGGGGTTTGTTCCTCGTGCCCATTGGGTTGATAAATCG CAAGGAAAAAAGGATTACTATACATATGGTGGATGGTGGTCTGTGTGGTGGACAGGCACTTACAGTATGGTACTCTCAAAAGCAGCTTTTTTCAACAAGAAGTATCTTAGGCTGTACACAAATGAGATGCCAGCATCAATCAAAGAATTTGTGACCAAGAATAG AAATTGTGAAGATATTGCGATGTCTTTTCTTGTTGCAAATGCAACTGGTGCCCCCCCTATCTGGGTGAAAG GCATGCTGGAGATTTGTGATGCACGTGAAGAGACCTATCAACAAACAAAGGATTATGCATCCAAGCAGTTTTGA